GGGGTATCGTCCGCAGTTCTATTTTCGGACAACAGATGTAACGGGAGTGATGAAACTTCCTGAGAAAGTAGAGATGGTGATGCCTGGAGACAATGTGAGCATTGAGGCAGAGTTGATAACTCCCATAGCTATGGAGAAGGAATTGAGGTTTGCCATCAGGGAAGGCGGACACACTGTTGGCGCAGGAGTAATTTCAGAAGTAATAAAGTAAATTTAAAAGATAGTCTGTTCATCGCTAAGGAATTTCTTGAAGCCAAAAAACTTCGGACTCTCGAGGCGCAAATCAAAACTCCTCGCTTCGCTCGTCAAACAGTGATTTGCTTGAAAGAGAAGAAGTCGTCCTCGTTTTTTGGCTGAAATTCCAATAGCTCTTCACAAACTATCTTTCAAATGTCCCGAGTTAATTGTTAATAGGAAGGATTGGAGTTAACGAATGGCTAGTCAGAGGATAAGGATACGGCTTAAGGCTTATGACCACAAGATGCTTGACCAGTCTCTAAAGGAGATTGTAGCAACAGCTAAGAGGACCGGAGCGAAAATTTCCGGACCGATTCTGTTGCCCACTAAGATTCGTAAGTATACGGTTCTCAGGTCTACCAATATAGACAAGAAGTCGAGAGAACAGTTTGAAATGCGAATTCACAAGAGGCTTGTGGACATACTTGAGCCACTTCCTCAAACAATAGACGCACTTATGAAATTAAATCTTCCCGCTGGGGTAGACGTAGAGATAAAACTTTAGAAAAACAGCAAGGAAGAATGCGGAGTGAATGATGGTAGGAATTCTTGGTGAGAAAGTGGGAATGTCCCAGGTCTTTTCTGAGAAAGGGGAAACTCTCTCTGTTACAGTGATTAAGGCAGGTCCCTGTTTCGTAGTGCAGAAGAAGAGTGATTCAAAAGAAGGTTATAATGCTATCCAGTTAGGCTACGGGGAAAGAAAAGAAAAAAGCTTAAATAAACCAGAAAGAGGCCATTTCGAGAAAGCAAAGGTTGGCTCTCTAAAATATTTGAGGGAATTTCGCGTTGAGAATGTGGATGAATATCAACTTGGCCAGGAGATCAGGGTAGACATGTTTAAAGTTGGAGATTATGTAGATGTCAAGGGCACTTCAAAAGGAAAGGGCTTTGCGGGTGGTGTAAAGCGCTGGGGATTTAAAGGTGGCCCTGCTTCTCACGGTTCACAGCATCACAGAAGGGTTGGTTCGATTGGCGCAAGTTCATTCCCCTCGCGAGTTATGCCTGGGACCAAGATGCCTGGAAGGATGGGTGGAAATTCGACTGTGACGAAGAAACTGGAAGTAGTAAAGATTATCCCGGAAGAGAGTCTAATTTTAGTAAAGGGAGCTATTCCCGGGGTTAAGAAAGGTTTTTTGGTCATATCGAAAAGCAAGAAACAGAGGAAGCAGGAGACACAGGAGAAACAAGAACCACAAGAGAAGCAAGAAAAACAAGAAAAACAGAAAAAACAAAGTTAAACGCTCGTATGTGGAGAAGAGGAATTAATGCCAGAAGTGGATCTACTCAACTCTAAGGGAGAAAATGTGGGTAAGATTAGCTTGCCCGAGGAAATTTTTGGAAAGAAGGTCAATCCAGGATTGGTTCATGAGGCTTTGGTCAGTCAGTTGGCGACGGCCAGGCAGGGGACAGCTTCCGCTAAGACGAGAGCAGAAGTTTCCGGAGGGGGAGCTAAACCCTGGCGGCAAAAGGGCACAGGCAGGGCGCGGGTAGGAAGTAATCGATCGCCTCTCTGGCGACACGGAGGGATTACTTTTGGCCCCAAGCCCCGTTCATACAAGATAGCTTTTCCTAAAAAGAAGAGAAGAAGTGCCGTAAAACAGATATTATCAGAAAAAATCCGTGAGAATAGACTTAGAGTTATAGATTCATTAATGCTGGAAGAGGGAAAGACTAAAAAAGCAAAAGCGCTATTGGAAAAGATGGATGTTTTGATGGGAGCTCTGGTAATTGCAAAAGGCAAGGATGCAAATTTGTCGAGGGCTTTCGCTAATTTACCCAAAGTTAAATTGATTACCGTTCAAAGCATCAATATACGCGACCTCTTAAATTATGAGAAAATAATTATTACTCGCGATGCCATAGGAGCTATTGTGGAGGGATTATCCTGAATGTTTGATCCATATCAGATAATTAAGGGTCCATTGGTGACAGAGAAATCTACAACTCTTCGGGCAGAGGAAAACAAGTACACTTTATTTGTATCTCTTAAGGCTAACAAGACTGAAATTAAGAGAGCTGTGGAAGAGCTTTTCAAGGTAGAAGTGATTAAAGTAAATACGTTCAATCTCAGAGGTAAAAAGAAGAAACTGGGAATTCACGAAGGATATAGACCGAAAAGAAAGAAAGCAGTGGTTACCCTTAAACCGGGAAATACTATAAGAATGTTTGAAGGGGCGTAGGATTAAAAGATGGTTTGTTCATCGCTTAAGGAATTTCTTAACGCCAAAAAACTTCGGACTTTGCAGGGCGCAAATCAAAACTCTCCCGATAAATCGGGATCAAACAGTGATTTGCTTGAAGGAGAAAATGTCGTCCTCGTTTTTTGGCTAAAATTCCAATAGCTCTTCACAAACCATCTTTTAAATGTTGTTAGGTGAGGGGAAAGAAATGGCAATAAAGAAATATAAACCTACATCGCCAGCTCGCAGGTTCACTACCAGAGTGGCCAGAGATGAAATTACCAAAACCAAGCCGGAGAAATCGCTAACTGTTGGTTTGCGTTCCCATGGAGGAAGGAATGCTTCTGGACGGATTACGGTGAGGCATCAGGGAGGCGGGCACAAACGAAGGTATAGAATTATCGATTTTAAGAGAGATAAGTTTAACATCCCGGCCAAGGTTTTGGCTATAGAATACGACCCCAATCGTTCTTGTCTAATTGCTCTTTTGCAATACACTGATGGGGAGAAGAGATACATTCTTCAGCCTCTCGGCTTGCGAGTGGGTGATACTGTGGAGAGTGGAGATTCTGCCCCTATTACTATAGGTAACAGTTTTCCCTTAAGAAACATACCTGTTGGCTTGATGGTTCATAATATCGAATTAAGTCCAGGTTCTGGTGGCCAGATGGCTAGAAGTGCCGGGTCATCTGCCCAGATAGTTGCTAAAGAAGACAGATTTGCTCAATTGAAACTCCCTTCTGGAGAAATTCGACTTGCCCTTCTCGATTGTAGAGCTACTATTGGGCAATTGGGAAACATTGAACATGGAAGTATTGAATTGGGGAGTGCAGGAGTCAAACGCCATCTGGGTATTCGACCAACAGTGAGGGGAGTAGCAATGAATGCGACCGACCATCCGATGGGAGGTGGACGGGGGAAAAGCAAAGGTCATAATTTACCTCGCTCCCCGTGGGGACAACTATCTAAAGGTTTCAAAACGAGAAAAAAGAAAAAATCTGACGCACTAATTTTGAAAAGGAGAAAGTAAAAGTGTCCAGGTCTACAAAAAAAGGCCCCTATGTGGATGAGAATCTTCTCAAAAAGATTGAAAACATGAATGCCTCCGGTCAAAAGAAGGTAATAAAGACATGGGCAAGAAGTTCGGTAATAACCCCAGAATTTGTTGGGCATACTATAGCAGTTTATAATGGAAGGAAGTTCATTCCTGTCTATTTATCTGAGAATATGGTGGGCCACCGGTTAGGAGAGTTTGCTCCCACCAGATTTTTTAGGGGCCATGGCGTCGCCCATACTAAAGAGGTCACGGCGCTAACTTAATAGAAGTTAGGAGTAGCGAAGCGAAGCTTCGCAATTATAACGTCCCGATACATCGGGACTTTATTAGGAAACTATGTGCTTGTAGCACATAGTCGCGTAGGGGCGACCTTTACGGTCGCCCGATTATAGCCTAAACTTCCGCTTTAGCGGAAGTAGGGGGTTGGAGGTATCGAGTGGCAGCAAGGGCAATAGCCAGATTTGTAAGGTTAGGTCCCAGGAAAGTCGGGCGGGTCTTAGATTTGATTCGAGGTAAAGGAATATTGGAGGCTTATCAAATTTTAAAATTTACTCGCCGCCGGGCGGCTAAGGCT
This genomic stretch from bacterium harbors:
- the tuf gene encoding elongation factor Tu (EF-Tu; promotes GTP-dependent binding of aminoacyl-tRNA to the A-site of ribosomes during protein biosynthesis; when the tRNA anticodon matches the mRNA codon, GTP hydrolysis results; the inactive EF-Tu-GDP leaves the ribosome and release of GDP is promoted by elongation factor Ts; many prokaryotes have two copies of the gene encoding EF-Tu), with product GYRPQFYFRTTDVTGVMKLPEKVEMVMPGDNVSIEAELITPIAMEKELRFAIREGGHTVGAGVISEVIK
- the rpsJ gene encoding 30S ribosomal protein S10 → MASQRIRIRLKAYDHKMLDQSLKEIVATAKRTGAKISGPILLPTKIRKYTVLRSTNIDKKSREQFEMRIHKRLVDILEPLPQTIDALMKLNLPAGVDVEIKL
- the rplC gene encoding 50S ribosomal protein L3, which encodes MMVGILGEKVGMSQVFSEKGETLSVTVIKAGPCFVVQKKSDSKEGYNAIQLGYGERKEKSLNKPERGHFEKAKVGSLKYLREFRVENVDEYQLGQEIRVDMFKVGDYVDVKGTSKGKGFAGGVKRWGFKGGPASHGSQHHRRVGSIGASSFPSRVMPGTKMPGRMGGNSTVTKKLEVVKIIPEESLILVKGAIPGVKKGFLVISKSKKQRKQETQEKQEPQEKQEKQEKQKKQS
- the rplD gene encoding 50S ribosomal protein L4, translated to MPEVDLLNSKGENVGKISLPEEIFGKKVNPGLVHEALVSQLATARQGTASAKTRAEVSGGGAKPWRQKGTGRARVGSNRSPLWRHGGITFGPKPRSYKIAFPKKKRRSAVKQILSEKIRENRLRVIDSLMLEEGKTKKAKALLEKMDVLMGALVIAKGKDANLSRAFANLPKVKLITVQSINIRDLLNYEKIIITRDAIGAIVEGLS
- the rplW gene encoding 50S ribosomal protein L23 translates to MFDPYQIIKGPLVTEKSTTLRAEENKYTLFVSLKANKTEIKRAVEELFKVEVIKVNTFNLRGKKKKLGIHEGYRPKRKKAVVTLKPGNTIRMFEGA
- the rplB gene encoding 50S ribosomal protein L2; the encoded protein is MAIKKYKPTSPARRFTTRVARDEITKTKPEKSLTVGLRSHGGRNASGRITVRHQGGGHKRRYRIIDFKRDKFNIPAKVLAIEYDPNRSCLIALLQYTDGEKRYILQPLGLRVGDTVESGDSAPITIGNSFPLRNIPVGLMVHNIELSPGSGGQMARSAGSSAQIVAKEDRFAQLKLPSGEIRLALLDCRATIGQLGNIEHGSIELGSAGVKRHLGIRPTVRGVAMNATDHPMGGGRGKSKGHNLPRSPWGQLSKGFKTRKKKKSDALILKRRK
- the rpsS gene encoding 30S ribosomal protein S19 yields the protein MSRSTKKGPYVDENLLKKIENMNASGQKKVIKTWARSSVITPEFVGHTIAVYNGRKFIPVYLSENMVGHRLGEFAPTRFFRGHGVAHTKEVTALT